One Serpentinicella alkaliphila DNA segment encodes these proteins:
- a CDS encoding patatin-like phospholipase family protein: protein MLGLTLEGGGARGSYQIGAWKAFREIGIEFDGITGTSVGALNGALMVQDDYDLAYELWYNMEPYRILNVDDRIYEVLDDDRISSKELNIIYKQIVKVVKGIGLDSKPLQLLVNKCLKEAIIRNSHMDFGFVTVCLTDLKPLKLYKENVPIGKMGDYLLASSCLPIFRSKEYDGKKFLDGAFYNNLPVDMLYEKGYKEVIALRLNSQGIIKKNCFKELNLTFIKPYQDLGKILDFSRERARRNLQLGYYDTLKHFKNLKGKEYYILGDISDEKAFKFFMSLSNESIIMLGNLFNIPQYMSLTRALLEGIIPKLFNLLDLDEQSRYSDLFFAILEQMALRKKINPFHIYTIDMLVENIERYNSGDRTKPKKYKSEIFPNKKVLIKRSVDIILLNEPYIHI, encoded by the coding sequence ATGTTAGGACTAACCTTAGAGGGCGGTGGAGCCAGAGGATCATATCAAATTGGAGCATGGAAGGCATTCAGGGAAATAGGAATTGAGTTTGATGGAATTACTGGTACATCTGTGGGGGCCTTGAATGGTGCATTAATGGTACAGGATGACTATGATCTGGCCTATGAGCTATGGTACAATATGGAGCCCTACAGGATTCTTAATGTTGATGATAGAATTTATGAAGTACTAGATGATGATAGGATAAGCTCTAAGGAACTAAATATTATTTATAAGCAAATAGTAAAAGTTGTTAAAGGAATTGGTTTAGATAGTAAACCTCTTCAACTCCTTGTGAATAAATGTCTTAAGGAGGCCATTATACGTAACTCTCATATGGATTTTGGCTTTGTTACTGTATGTCTAACAGATTTAAAGCCCCTTAAATTATATAAAGAAAATGTACCAATAGGTAAAATGGGTGATTATTTACTTGCTTCTTCATGTTTACCTATATTTAGATCAAAGGAGTATGATGGAAAAAAATTTTTAGATGGGGCCTTCTATAATAATCTTCCTGTGGATATGTTGTATGAAAAAGGGTATAAAGAAGTTATAGCTCTAAGATTAAATAGTCAGGGTATAATTAAAAAGAACTGTTTTAAGGAATTAAATTTAACATTTATAAAGCCATACCAAGATTTGGGCAAGATATTAGATTTTTCTAGGGAACGGGCCCGTAGAAACCTCCAACTAGGATATTATGACACGTTAAAACACTTCAAGAATCTCAAAGGAAAAGAATATTATATTTTAGGAGACATTAGTGATGAAAAGGCATTTAAATTTTTTATGTCCCTAAGCAATGAAAGTATAATAATGCTTGGTAATTTATTTAATATACCTCAATATATGTCCTTAACAAGAGCCTTATTAGAGGGCATAATACCCAAGCTATTTAACCTTTTAGATTTAGACGAACAATCGAGGTATAGTGATCTATTTTTTGCTATACTGGAGCAAATGGCCTTAAGAAAGAAAATCAATCCTTTTCATATATATACAATTGATATGCTAGTTGAAAATATTGAAAGGTATAATAGTGGGGATAGAACAAAGCCAAAAAAATATAAATCTGAAATATTTCCAAATAAAAAAGTGTTAATAAAAAGGTCTGTAGATATTATTTTATTAAATGAACCGTACATTCATATATAA